TGCATATACAGCCTGTCGCGTCCAGTAACCTTCTCGAAAACGAAGATGCGGTACAGCATGAACGCCTCCCGCTGCTCCGTGGACATCTCCACAGTAGACATCACGCGGAGGTGATGCAACACATTCTCCAACACATTAGCCGTTAGAGAGCTTTCCAGCTTCCTGAACAGCGCGGGAGCGCGCTCCATGTATTCCGGAAACGTGAACGTCTCCAGTAGGCGGAAGCCGAGGCGGGTGCACAGCTCGGCGAACGACCTCCACGGGACGACGTACTCGCTCGCGTCTATGGACTCCATCAAAAAGAAGTGATACTTCAGACCCCATTGGTTCTCTAAGCGGCTGATGAGCGCATCAGGCGGGTACGGTTGACCAGTGGCGGCGTCGAACAGTTTTTCCATCGACGCATCTTCCATGGTGACCCTAAAGATGGAATTGCCGAAGTCCCATCGTTGCCCCGCATCGTCCGACGTTTGATGCGGCGGGTTGGCAATCAGGCCCTTTGCGATGGCATTGCAGCACACAGTGCTGCCAATGAAAATCCCCTTATCACCCAGCGCCTGGTGGATGTGGCGCAGCATCATGCTCGCGCTGGCCTCGTCGGAGATTATGTAGTGGATGGCCAGCTGCATGGACACCACGTCGAACTTCTTGTTCCTCACATACGTGGCGTACACCCTGTCGTCCAGCAGGTTGCCATGATGGAATTCCGCTTTGAAACGGAAACGGCGACCGCGCAACTGCTCAGAGTAGCGGCGGCGGGCCTCCATAATCTCGGACAGCGATATGTCGATGCCCATCACGTGACTTATGCCCACGGTAGCGTACTTATCCAGGTCCTGGCAGTGCCCGCAGGCGAGGTCCAGGACGGTGTCTTTGCGCCGAACGTAGCACGCGATCATCACACGTTTCACCAGGTTGTTGTGGCGCCGGAGCGCTTCGATGGCCGAGCCCTTTTGGCGCACCAGCTTGCGCGTGTCGTAGTGGAACTGCACGGCCTCGGCAGTGTCACCGAAAAGATTAGGGTAAAAGTCGGCAGTGGGCACCtcatccaccgacatcgAGTCGAAGCTGTCGAGGATCATGCGGAGGTTGCTGTGCACCAGCGACACTATGTAGCCGAACCGATTTGCCTTGCACTCCGTCAACCGCTGAAACTGTTTACCCAGCTGGGAACCGTGCACAGATAGCTGCACATAGTGGCGACGCCCGTCCTCAACAACCTCGCGGTCGAAAAACGGGAAGGCCGACATGTCTGAGTGCTTGCTGACCAGGCACGTCGTGAAACACTCAAAAAGCCGCTCGATGGGCAGCTGCGTCATTTCGTCGTTCAGAACAACGTCCCAGTGGTCGACGATGTTCAGCTCCCACCTGACGAGTTTCTCTTCACTCACGGCAGTCGTCTTGTAGTTGCGCATGTATCGGAAGCACAACTTCAGGGTCATGCCCAGGCCGACGCCATCGCTTTCATCTTCTTTAGCGACGGCTGAGGATGTCTGGAGCCGATAGTGGTATTGCGATTGCGGCCGATAGACGTGCATGGTGTTCAGCACGTTATGATCACAGCACTGCATCTCGGAAAGGCGCAGGCCCTCGTCGGTGCTGTACGGCACCCGGTATATCCGGGTGTGGTGGAAGCCCTCCAAAGCGTCCCCCGGGGTGCGCTGGTCCACGttagacgacgatactatTTCCACCTCGACGTGGTCGGAGTCTGGCGCGAGCCGGTGACCACCAGCCTGGTTGGTAAACATGTCCATGTACAGTGCGTTAATGCACGTCGGAGGCACCTCCGGTATGAAGGCCACCTTCGAATCATTGTTGTCGAGCACGCACTCAGTCTCGACGGGGAGGACGATGTCGCGGTTCTGCGTGAGACCCATCAGCCGCCCAATGTGAAAGACGCATCGAACGGAGAGTGGATCACGAGTGCATGCCATGCTCTCCCTCACCAAACGCTCAACCGCGCCACTTACAGTTGCAGCGGAGTTCGAAACTCCGAAAACCGAGCATCCCTCTATGGCGAGAGGGTTGGAGCGAGTTGTTAGGACCCTAGGAGTGCGCCTTTTGGGGGCGGTATCGACTGGCGACGGCAGCGGCTCAGCCGAGCCACTCTTCTTTGGAATCTTTAGCTCCATTGTTTAAGACATCCGTATCCGTGGTTAGGGTCTTCAACGGTGCCTCTCCGAGGCAAAaatcacagcagcgatgtgccGGCCGGCGACCGTACAACGAGAGTGACCAATGCCCACATCTCCCCTAGGATGCCACACCTGCGTGTCGAGTGGTGTGTATATTCGCAAGCACTTGTTGCTGGGCCGAACTGCACTGCTTGTCGTCACTCGTGTCTAAACCAGTGTCACGGCGTTACACCACAACACACCACCTTGAGCACGCGTTTAAGGCCAAAACCATCTCAAACGCAATTTGGCAATCGGCTAACCGTTTATCCTGCCATAATAGCGGGATACACATCTCTGGTTGTCGTACATTTCCGTCTCTGGCGGATGTGTCATCGCGCAAGACAGCAGTCTGCTTTCGGAGCCGCCATGCTGCTATTAGAGACCTGTGCTTGAATATTATCCACAGGCTCGTATATTCTTAATTGGGGCTCTTTTCGGTACTTTGGTACGATGCAGATTACTGTTTGCCGGGCTCTgctcgctgcagcagcggccTCGTGTTTCGGATTTAAATCTGCCTATGCAGGTTACCTGGATGTCGCTACGCTCATCACCGCGAACAAGCGGCTCTGTCTGACGGAGCCGATTAAAAAGGAGATGTACACCCACATCGCCGTACACGCCTTCGACGTTAGGCAGGAACAGGGTATCGCGATTACAATTAAGGAAGAGGGAGCTGATAAGCCCATATATGAAGAGAGCAACCTAATCAAGCACCTATCCGTGTCATTTACTGCCATACACGGTATATCGGTGATCTGCTGCATCACTGCTCCGCACTATGACATATACGTCGGGGTTTCCATCAAGTCGGGAGCCGATGCCAGGGACTACTCTATTATCGCCAAGAGTTCCCACTTGGACCCCGTCGATGCACACTTGCAAAACGCCATCGACGAGTTCAGCGCGTTCCACAAGGCGCAACTCACCGGAAGCCGCTCCATGGACCGCACCAGCAAAAAGGCAGCCGACGCCTACTACATGCTTACCAAGTTCGCCATTGCAAACAGTGTTTTTGTGGTCATCTCCACCATATGCTTTATTCTGTACTTCAGAAGCTTCTTCCTGTCGAAGAAGGTGATGTGACCGGTATGATTACAGCCTTTAATTATCAGTAAAATTCATTTTGCGTTGgtgatgacatggtgatgaAGTATCTTGTATAATTATATGCATAATGGATAAATTGCGTACTCCATGTGTCTGGCTAGCTCCATTGAGGTAAGTGGATTCATGACCaaagcatgtcatcgcctGCAGAAAAATACAAGGTCGAGATAGTGTGGAAAACGGGGCATCTGATGGGATTACGTTCGGGTTTTATAGGTTGGTTGTGCGGAGAATACGTGGattggtgaggcagttgaggtaggaggACAGTGTAAGCAAGGGGTcgtcaccgccgcagctgggagtgaggatggtggaaaTGACACTGCCGGATTGCGATAGATTAGGCAGATCTTCATCCCTGAATCCCATTCTCACCCTGCTCttgaggcacaggttgcaagggtcgaagaggtgcgtctcgaagtcggagtcccagtcgtcagtcaggaacgcctggaggggggagtTGAGAGAAGTtatgtcgctgccgtactcATCATTTTTCCAACCACCACTTAGTTTATCCCGATTACACTGCGACTTGAGGAACTCCAACTGgtagtggcaggcgtacacgtagtcacgcagctggcagaggagagAGGCGGCGTCGGGGGAGTAACAAAACTTAGTATATTCTGATTTGAAGTCGAAGGTTGAAAACGCTTTGAAGTCATTGTTATGCCTAATTTTGTAGATAACGGTGGCTGAGTAGAGACACGCCTCGGTCAGTTTGGAGGTGACCATGGAGGCGGTCAGCGCGGTGGGATATCCGGTGACCTCGATGGCATATGGAGACTGGGAAGCATCATTGCTGATATCATTCAAAATGCTTTTAATATGGCTTTCAATCTTAGCAATAAGTCCTTGTGTATTTAATCCAACAAACCAGTAGAGCATTTCCCGGACGGTTCGAGGCGGGGGCAGATGGTCGGTGACTGGGACTGAGGAGGGGGGTGGGTTGATTATATCAGTGGAGGAAGTGTCAACGGACCAGGGGTTAAGACATTCATCTGTGCTAAATGGGTTAATTACACGTTCACTTGCCTTCCGTGGAGAGTCACTAGGCATCCCGGGATCTTCATAGCCGTCAAGCCCGATACGTTCCGGCGCAAAGTTCAGATCGAAATTAGTGTTAGGCAGGCCTGAGAAGCCTTCGTCGTCTGAAGGTTTTAACTCGTCTTTAAGGATATCCGCCGTGTTGGCATAAGGGTCATCTAGGTCTATGTCATATGACGAATCCTGTAGTGGACGTTTTGGGACGTCTATTTGGATGTCAAATTGCATTTCATCAACACGTAGAGGGGCACTAGAAATGTCAAACTGTGAATCCTTGAACGCACGTATGCGATCAGCGTCTACTTGTGCAGCTTGCATTAATTTTTTTTGTTCTTCGTTTATGTGATCTGATTCTTGTTTAAGCGCTAACAATTCACGTTCACGTTGTGCATTTTGCGAACCTTGTTTCAGCTCCTCATTTTGAAAATTTAGGAGATCCTGCTCTTGGCGCTTCATTGTGAAACTATCCTCTATTTCTTGTCCTTCCAGATGGTGTATGTCTCCGGCGTCTAGCGAAATGGCAGTCGGAATCTGGGATATATCCACTTGCCCGTTAGTACCAACAACCGGGTGACCGGCTACACCAGCCATTGTTTTCATGATATTGTCGTTAAATGTAACGGCTGATGCGTATTCTACCGaagcatcatcatcatctccATAAGGTTTCGAAGTTGGTGGAAAACGTGACGTGCGAGGATCTTGTTTGAAAGCAGAAATAATGTTGCCTGTGAGTTCCGGTGTCGACAACGTCGCTACGTTACTATCACCGACAATTTGAGCCGTCTGCAGTTTATTTGAGGTACCGGTTACATTCAACATTTTCTCAACTGTTTGGTCGTCAACGGTTGCTATGAATGGGTATTTAGATGGAATATAGTAATGGTGACCAGAATATTCGGAAAGCGCGATAGGTGGCAATGGAGAACGTTGCTTAGGGTTAGGAATAACCTGAACTTTAGGTTTCTGTGGTAAGCTCAACTCAATGTTATACACGCCTGGGAACGGCATCATAGGTATTACACTTCCACCAACAGATATATCGTCAGGCTTCAACGTAGAATCTCGTTGATCGTTTGTCGACGGATTCTCTTCTACAGGAGGTGGAATCATACCCAACCTATTCTCACGACTGGGATGGTAACTAACAGGTGGAGCAGGAACGGCGATCGAGGCTGTAGGCATTCCTATCACATCAGACACATGTGACTTCGTAGATGGAACTGCTTCGACCGGTGGAATCTCACCCCGCCCAAATTCGTCACCGTAGAAAGCGACTACTGCACGGTCAGTATCAGATATCATTCTGCCGTCAACATCACTTAATGTGTGGCGATACACTTTGTCTACATCCATATGTGCTCTCGGTTTTGTGTTAGTGATCACAGAGCCTTCTAGGGCCAACAATTGCTCTTGTTGCATTTGACGCAATTCACTCGGATATTGATCATGTATTTGCTGAGGCTTTCGTTCCATCGATTCGAGTGTTTCCCGCTGATCGTTTACTACTTCCTTGCGATAAGCTCTCGCGTCCTTCCTACCTTGATTTACTTCTTGCTTTTGTTGTGCCTCTTGCTCCTCTATCCTTATTTGTTCCATTCGTTTGTCGTATTCCCGTTGTTGTTCGTCCCACTTCTTATTGCGTTTTTCTTGTTCATTATAATCAGCTTGGCGTACACAGTACGTACCGCCATCACG
This genomic stretch from Babesia bigemina genome assembly Bbig001, chromosome : III harbors:
- a CDS encoding mRNA capping enzyme, large subunit family protein, putative; its protein translation is MELKIPKKSGSAEPLPSPVDTAPKRRTPRVLTTRSNPLAIEGCSVFGVSNSAATVSGAVERLVRESMACTRDPLSVRCVFHIGRLMGLTQNRDIVLPVETECVLDNNDSKVAFIPEVPPTCINALYMDMFTNQAGGHRLAPDSDHVEVEIVSSSNVDQRTPGDALEGFHHTRIYRVPYSTDEGLRLSEMQCCDHNVLNTMHVYRPQSQYHYRLQTSSAVAKEDESDGVGLGMTLKLCFRYMRNYKTTAVSEEKLVRWELNIVDHWDVVLNDEMTQLPIERLFECFTTCLVSKHSDMSAFPFFDREVVEDGRRHYVQLSVHGSQLGKQFQRLTECKANRFGYIVSLVHSNLRMILDSFDSMSVDEVPTADFYPNLFGDTAEAVQFHYDTRKLVRQKGSAIEALRRHNNLVKRVMIACYVRRKDTVLDLACGHCQDLDKYATVGISHVMGIDISLSEIMEARRRYSEQLRGRRFRFKAEFHHGNLLDDRVYATYVRNKKFDVVSMQLAIHYIISDEASASMMLRHIHQALGDKGIFIGSTVCCNAIAKGLIANPPHQTSDDAGQRWDFGNSIFRVTMEDASMEKLFDAATGQPYPPDALISRLENQWGLKYHFFLMESIDASEYVVPWRSFAELCTRLGFRLLETFTFPEYMERAPALFRKLESSLTANVLENVLHHLRVMSTVEMSTEQREAFMLYRIFVFEKVTGRDRLYMQGVKIRRSS
- a CDS encoding membrane protein, putative — protein: MQITVCRALLAAAAASCFGFKSAYAGYLDVATLITANKRLCLTEPIKKEMYTHIAVHAFDVRQEQGIAITIKEEGADKPIYEESNLIKHLSVSFTAIHGISVICCITAPHYDIYVGVSIKSGADARDYSIIAKSSHLDPVDAHLQNAIDEFSAFHKAQLTGSRSMDRTSKKAADAYYMLTKFAIANSVFVVISTICFILYFRSFFLSKKVM